The following proteins are co-located in the Toxotes jaculatrix isolate fToxJac2 chromosome 9, fToxJac2.pri, whole genome shotgun sequence genome:
- the LOC121187081 gene encoding extracellular calcium-sensing receptor-like codes for MTMAFAIDEINRNSNLLPNVTLGYSLYDSCASLGISLRASLSLASGREEQFLLDETCEGAPPVLGIVGDSYSTFTIAMSSVIGLYKLPIVSYFATCPCLSDRQRFPSFFRTIPSDTFQVSAMIQILKRFGWTWVGLLISDDDYGLHAARSFQSDLGPSGAGCLAYTEVLPWGDNPAELRRIVGVMKKSTARVVIVFAHEGHMIDLMEEVVRQNVTGLQWMASEAWSAVAVLQTPHLMPYLGGTLSIAIRRGEIPGLREFLFKIRPDLHHNNSHGNNLVNQFWEHTFQCRFAPPPAGWVEAGGALCTGQEDLHNVESELLNVSEFRPEYNIYKAVYALAYALDNMLQCEPGRGPFSGHSCGTLQRLEPWQLVHYLQEVSFMTSFGDQVSFDENGDALPIYDIMNWQWLRDGKIQVQTVGEVKKSVSGGEELTLNEDKIFWNFESKKPPQSVCSESCPPGTRVARKKGEPECCFDCIPCSEGKISNRTDSMECTSCPEDFWSSPQRDHCVPKKTEFLSYHEPLGICLMTTSLLGTFICAVVLGIFSHHHSTPIVRANNSELSFLLLVSLKLCFLCSLLFIGRPRLWTCQLRHAAFGISFVLCVSCILVKTMVVLAVFKASKPGGGASLKWFGAVQQRGTVLVLTSVQAAICTAWLVSSSPTPHKNTQYHNDKIIYECVVGSIIGFAVLLGYIGLLAILSFLLAFLARNLPDNFNEAKLITFSMLIFCAVWVAFVPAYVNSPGKYADAVEVFAILASSFGLLVALFGPKCYIILLRPERNTKKAIMGRGTSK; via the exons ATGACCATGGCCTTTGCTATTGATGAGATCAACAGAAACTCCAACCTGCTACCTAATGTGACTCTGGGATACAGTTTGTATGATAGCTGTGCTTCACTTGGAATTTCATTACGTGCTTCATTATCACTGGCCAGTGGCCGAGAGGAGCAGTTTCTTCTGGATGAGACCTGTGAGGGGGCCCCTCCAGTGCTGGGGATTGTGGGTGATTCATACTCAACATTTACAATTGCCATGTCAAGTGTGATAGGATTATACAAACTGCCCATT GTGAGTTACTTTGCCACGTGTCCCTGTCTGAGTGATCGGCAACGTTTTCCATCCTTCTTCAGAACAATCCCAAGTGACACTTTCCAG GTGAGCGCCATGATTCAGATTCTAAAACGTTTTGGCTGGACTTGGGTGGGCCTTCtgatcagtgatgatgattatgGACTCCACGCTGCCCGATCCTTCCAGTCTGACCTGGGTCCATCTGGTGCAGGTTGTCTGGCCTACACAGAGGTTTTACCCTGGGGTGACAACCCAGCTGAATTGAGGAGAATTGTAGGTGTGATGAAGAAATCCACAGCTCGTGTGGTCATTGTGTTTGCACATGAGGGTCACATGATTGACCTCATGGAGGAG GTGGTGAGGCAGAATGTGACAGGCCTGCAGTGGATGGCCAGTGAAGCCTGGAGCGCAGTTGCTGTGCTCCAGACCCCCCACCTCATGCCGTATTTGGGTGGCACACTGAGCATTGCCATCCGTCGAGGAGAAATACCAGGGCTCAGGGAATTCCTCTTTAAAATACGTCCTGACCTACACCACAACAATAGCCATGGAAATAACCTG GTAAATCAGTTTTGGgaacacacatttcagtgtaGATTTGCACCACCTCCAGCTGGTTGGGTGGAGGCTGGGGGAGCATTATGCACTGGACAGGAAGATTTACATAATGTGGAGAGTGAGTTGTTGAATGTGTCAGAATTCAGACCAGAGTACAACATATACAAGGCTGTGTATGCTCTGGCATATGCCCTGGATAACATGCTGCAGTGTGAGCCAGGTAGAGGGCCTTTCAGCGGGCACAGCTGTGGTACTTTGCAAAGACTGGAGCCCTGGCAG CTTGTACATTATTTGCAAGAAGTCAGCTTCATGACATCATTTGGTGATCAAGTGTCATTTGATGAGAATGGTGATGCTTTACCAATCTATGATATAATGAACTGGCAGTGGCTCCGTGATGGAAAAATACAAGTTCAGACTGTGGGTGAGGTAAAGAAGTCAGTCTCTGGAGGTGAAGAACTCACTCTTAATGAAGACAAAATCTTCTGGAACTTTGAATCTAAAAAg CCACCTCAGTCCGTGTGCAGTGAGAGCTGTCCTCCAGGGACTCGTGTGGCCAGAAAGAAAGGGGAACCTGAGTGCTGTTTTGACTGCATCCCTTGTTCTGAGGGAAAGATCAGCAATAGAACTG ACTCCATGGAGTGCACCAGTTGTCCAGAGGATTTCTGGTCCAGTCCCCAGCGTGACCACTGTGTTCCTAAGAAAACAGAGTTCCTCTCCTACCATGAGCCTCTGGGTATCTGTTTGATGACAACCTCCTTGCTGGGCACATTTATCTGTGCTGTTGTCCTGGGCATCTTCAGCCATCATCACAGCACACCCATTGTACGTGCCAACAACTCTGAACTGAGTTTCTTGCTTCTGGTGTCACTTAAACTATGTTTCCTCTGCTCACTGCTGTTTATCGGTCGTCCCAGACTGTGGACATGCCAGCTGAGACATGCAGCATTTGGAATCAGCTTTGTCCTTTGTGTCTCATGTATCCTGGTTAAAACCATGGTGGTTCTGGCTGTGTTCAAGGCCTCCAAGCCAGGAGGTGGAGCAAGTCTGAAGTGGtttggtgctgtgcagcagagagggacagttCTGGTTCTCACTTCTGTTCAAGCAGCAATTTGCACTGCCTGGCTTGTGTCTTCCTCACCAACTCCTCATAAAAACACTCAGTACCACAATGACAAGATAATTTATGAATGTGTAGTTGGCTCCATCATTGGTTTTGCAGTTTTACTTGGTTATATTGGTTTACTGGCTATCCTCAGCTTCCTGTTAGCATTTCTAGCAAGGAACCTTCCAGACAACTTCAATGAGGCCAAACTCATAACTTTCAGCATgctgatcttctgtgctgtgtgggtgGCCTTTGTCCCTGCTTATGTCAACTCCCCAGGCAAATATGCAGATGCAGTGGAGGTATTTGCCATCCTGGCCTCCAGTTTTGGCCTCTTGGTGGCACTGTTTGGACCCAAGTGTTACATAATCCTGCTGAGACcagagaggaacacaaagaaagcCATCATGGGCCGAGGCACCTCAAAGTAA